One genomic segment of Helianthus annuus cultivar XRQ/B chromosome 14, HanXRQr2.0-SUNRISE, whole genome shotgun sequence includes these proteins:
- the LOC118486451 gene encoding uncharacterized protein LOC118486451, whose amino-acid sequence MCKDVGILEDDLLVFSRIDDVVFDIVVYRDETEIRFSKKPESDDDSVLEISMVDYVENGIYEDEEVVYVGEGRTVTQKKLQTNAECTSKRRMSSRLNKTQDVKKKGKVTSERKETVKNMTKGNAALPVYTSDHIGCSSSAHKVKGKRAANVQKKLIRRNNIIKTAKKHSGHLLDPEFFHFDRKGDYRLRLPVKVARRAGLSVDLHPLKVQNMVGVVEVYDVKSELNDLKPRYALDGWRKFMTESKLRFGDMLHFTYVSSEQKII is encoded by the exons ATGTGTAAAGATGTTGGAATACTGGAGGATGATTTGCTTGTGTTTAGCAGAATTGATGATGTTGTTTTTGACATAGTAGTTTATAGAGATGAAACTGAGATTCGCTTTTCGAAGAAACCTGAATCTGATGATGATAGTGTGCTTGAGATATCGATGGTTGATTATGTTGAGAAT GGCATCTATGAGGATGAAGAAGTAGTGTATGTAGGTGAAGGAAGAACCGTTACTCAG AAGAAGTTACAAACGAATGCCGAATGCACGTCGAAGAGACGCATGTCTTCACGATtgaataaaacacaagat GTTAAGAAGAAAGGTAAAGTTACTTCTGAGAGAAAGGAGACGGTCAAGAATATGACTAAGGGAAATGCTGCCTTACCTGTCTACACAAGTGATCATATTGGATGTTCTTCATCTGCTCACAAAGTTAAG ggGAAGAGAGCCGCCAACGTTCAGAAAAAGCTTATCCGTAGAAATAATATTATAAAGACTGCAAAAAAACATTCTGGACATCTTCTCGACCCTGAGTTCTTTCATTTTGATCGCAAAGGAGACTATAGGCTG CGTCTTCCTGTTAAAGTTGCCAGACGAGCAGGTCTTTctgttgatcttcatcctttgaaagttcaaaacatgGTTGGAGTTGTGGAGGTTTATGATGTTAAGTCGGAGTTAAATGATTTGAAGCCACGTTATGCGTTGGACGGTTGGCGAAAGTTTATGACTGAGAGTAAGTTGAGGTTTGGTGATATGTTGCACTTCACATACGTGTCTTCGGAACAGAAGATCATATGA